One Grus americana isolate bGruAme1 chromosome Z, bGruAme1.mat, whole genome shotgun sequence DNA window includes the following coding sequences:
- the ZDHHC21 gene encoding palmitoyltransferase ZDHHC21 isoform X2, translating to MGRRIHFVVDPQGWCCMGLIIFVWLYNTIFIPKVILFPHYEEGHISAVAILCYYFCSLFCIASLLRASVADPGKLPENPKIPITEREYWELCNKCNMMRPKRSHHCSRCGHCVRRMDHHCPWINNCVGEDNHWLFLQLCFYTQILSSYTLILDFCHYYYFLPLKKENWDVFVFRHELALLRISAFMGLIILGGISGLFYTQLMGIFTDTTSIEKMSNCCEDISRPRKPWQQTFSEVFGTRWKILWFIPFRQRQPLRVPYHFANHV from the exons ATGGGACGACGAATTCACTTTGTTGTTGACCCTCAGGGTTGGTGCTGCATGGGCTTGATTATCTTTGTCTGGCTGTACAACACTATTTTCATTCCAAAAGTCATCCTTTTTCCTCACTATGAAGAAGGACATATTTCAGCCGTGGCGATTTTGT gttaTTACTTCTGCTCATTGTTTTGTATAGCTTCATTACTAAGAGCCTCAGTAGCTGATCCAGGAAAGCTACCTGAAAACCCAAAGATACCAATTACAG AACGAGAATATTGGGAATTATGTAACAAATGCAATATGATGAGACCAAAGCGTTCACACCATTGTAGTCGTTGTGGACATTGCGTGAGGAGGATGGATCACCACTGTCCATG GATTAATAATTGTGTTGGTGAAGACAATCATTGGCTGTTTTTACAGCTGTGTTTCTACACTCAGATCCTTAGTTCCTATACACTGATACTTGATTTCTGCCATTATTACTACTTTTTGcctctgaaaaaagaaaactgg GATGTTTTTGTATTTAGGCATGAACTTGCTCTCCTAAGAATATCTGCCTTCATGGGTCTAATAATATTAGGTGGAATAAGTGGACTCTTTTACACTCAGCTAATGGGTATTTTCACT GACACTACAAGTATAGAAAAAATGTCAAACTGTTGTGAAGACAT ATCGAGGCCCCGAAAGCCATGGCAGCAGACCTTCTCAGAAGTTTTTGGCACTCGCTGGAAGATCCTGTGGTTTATTCCTTTCAGGCAGAGGCAACCACTGCGAGTTCCCTACCACTTTGCCAATCACGTCTGA
- the ZDHHC21 gene encoding palmitoyltransferase ZDHHC21 isoform X4 — protein sequence MGRRIHFVVDPQGWCCMGLIIFVWLYNTIFIPKVILFPHYEEGHISAVAILCYYFCSLFCIASLLRASVADPGKLPENPKIPITEREYWELCNKCNMMRPKRSHHCSRCGHCVRRMDHHCPWINNCVGEDNHWLFLQLCFYTQILSSYTLILDFCHYYYFLPLKKENWDTTSIEKMSNCCEDISRPRKPWQQTFSEVFGTRWKILWFIPFRQRQPLRVPYHFANHV from the exons ATGGGACGACGAATTCACTTTGTTGTTGACCCTCAGGGTTGGTGCTGCATGGGCTTGATTATCTTTGTCTGGCTGTACAACACTATTTTCATTCCAAAAGTCATCCTTTTTCCTCACTATGAAGAAGGACATATTTCAGCCGTGGCGATTTTGT gttaTTACTTCTGCTCATTGTTTTGTATAGCTTCATTACTAAGAGCCTCAGTAGCTGATCCAGGAAAGCTACCTGAAAACCCAAAGATACCAATTACAG AACGAGAATATTGGGAATTATGTAACAAATGCAATATGATGAGACCAAAGCGTTCACACCATTGTAGTCGTTGTGGACATTGCGTGAGGAGGATGGATCACCACTGTCCATG GATTAATAATTGTGTTGGTGAAGACAATCATTGGCTGTTTTTACAGCTGTGTTTCTACACTCAGATCCTTAGTTCCTATACACTGATACTTGATTTCTGCCATTATTACTACTTTTTGcctctgaaaaaagaaaactgg GACACTACAAGTATAGAAAAAATGTCAAACTGTTGTGAAGACAT ATCGAGGCCCCGAAAGCCATGGCAGCAGACCTTCTCAGAAGTTTTTGGCACTCGCTGGAAGATCCTGTGGTTTATTCCTTTCAGGCAGAGGCAACCACTGCGAGTTCCCTACCACTTTGCCAATCACGTCTGA
- the CER1 gene encoding cerberus produces MSLFLLQLLVLSCLAATEPQGDSLQRKSRRLFQHLFYQDKNLLETQTFRKLVGENLVGVEETPGEPSFFVAIPQTASESEKQEEKKMSRFILPNAQLHADKDLRTWAAPRELSRVENFSPSLYSSKRESEPSYRKDAKKFWDHFMLKKNSASEEVVLPIKTNEMHQENCRTLPFSQGVTHESCEKVMVQNNLCFGKCSSFHVPGPEDHLYTFCSHCLPSKFSMKRLNLNCTSSVPVVKEVMIVEECKCETQRIKNPVIGSLLSDLHTNVHEHN; encoded by the exons ATGTCACTGTTTCTCCTTCAGCTGTTAGTGCTCTCATGTCTTGcagccacagagccacaggGAGATtcactgcaaaggaaaagcagaaggctATTTCAGCACCTTTTCTATCAGGACAAAAATCTGCTTGAAACTCAGACTTTTCGTAAGCTGGTAGGGGAAAACCTAGTAGGTGTTGAGGAAACCCCAGGAGAACCAAGCTTTTTTGTAGCAATTCCCCAGACAGCATCTGAAAGTGagaagcaagaagagaaaaaaatgtctagATTCATCCTTCCCAATGCACAACTCCATGCAGACAAAGACCTGAGAACCTGGGCAGCACCCAGAGAGCTCTCTCGTGTGGAAAACTTCTCTCCATCCCTCTATTCCAGCAAGAGAGAGTCTGAACCTTCCTACAGGAAAGATGCCAAGAAATTTTGGGACCACTtcatgttaaagaaaaattcagcatCTGAAGAGGTTGTCCTGCCAATCAAGACCAATGAAATGCACCAAGAAAACTGCAGAACCCTGCCTTTTTCCCAG GGTGTTACTCATGAGAGCTGTGAGAAGGTGATGGTGCAGAATAATCtatgttttggaaaatgtagTTCCTTTCATGTTCCTGGTCCAGAAGATCATCTTTATACCTTTTGTTCTCATTGCTTGCCCAGCAAGTTCTCCATGAAGCGCTTGAATCTCAACTGCACCAGTTCTGTCCCAGTGGTCAAAGAAGTCATGATTGTAGAAGAGTGTAAATGTGAGACTCAGAGGATTAAAAACCCTGTGATTGGATCTCTACTCTCAGACTTGCACACAAATGTACATGAGCACAATTAG